AGTCCCCCCGTGTGGCATAGAAAAGCGAACACGAAGTGGGAATTTCGAAATAAAAACAACTATAAATTGTTAAATGTTAATAGCGTAGCAAAAAAGTTAAACGTGGTTGAAATAAAAGTAAATTTTCACATGGGGAGAATAAAGTATTCTATTTCATTCTATTCCTGATCTCTTCCCACAAGACCTACACCCCCAGCACGGTGACCTTTAACCTGTCTGAAACGGAGTCAGTAGACAGGGCTGCAGAGGAGATCCTGAAATGTTATGGCCATGTGGACATCCTTATCAACAACGCTGGAATCAGTTACCGTGGAAACATCCTGGACACTCACCTTTCAGTTCAGCGGGATGTCATGGAGACAAATTACTTTGGACCCATTGCTCTTACCCAAGGTGAGTGAGGAGAGAATACCTCACAGGCTATTGTGTGTAATCTTGGGAATCCAAAACCAAAcgttgggggtgtccgggtagcatggcggtctaatccgttgcctaccaatacggggatcgcctgttcgaatccctgtgttacctctggcttggttgggtgtccctacagacacaattagccgtgtctgagggtgggaagctggatgtgggtatgtgtcctggtcgctgcactagcacctcctctggttggttggggtgtctgttcaggggggagggggaactggggggaatagcgtgattctcccacgcgctacgtccccctggcgaaactcctcaccgtcaggtgaaaagaagcggctggcgactccacatgtatgggaggaggcatgtggtagtctgcagccttccctggaccAGCAGAGCGGGTGGCGTAGTGACCaggacggatcggaagagtggggtaattggccaagtacaattggggagaaaaaggggtgcgaacccccaccccccccaaaaaaaaaagactatcaCATGAGTACAATATTTTCAGAATCGGTACCGATGTAAAAATGAGAAGATTTGCCTGTTTGAATCTGTTGTGTTTTCTCAAATCACTCATCTGTTTTCCCCGAAAAAGGTATTGACAGAATATCTAATACCTGTTCCTTATTACGTTTGAACAAATGTCTGTTTTTGCATTCGTTAACTTCACGAGttattttatcattattttattaTGATCTACCACAGTGGTTCTCAGCTGGTCTGGCCTCGGGACCCATATTTTCCATGGTCATTAAGTTGCGGCCCACTTTATTTATAGAGTTCAAACCAAGCAAATTTATCTCTCAAAAAATGGGCTAGTTAACACACAGGCAATGTCATGATGCCTCTTTTTAACCCAAAATAGACAATATTTTGCTCCCTGTATTCAGAGCACATCCTGATGAATAAACTGATGAGTATGAACATGCAGCTGCATGCTGCTGATCCTGGTGAATATGAGTAAAATGATCATCATAACTGCATAACTGCTTACACACATGATATGATAATGTCTCTGAGTGGGCCTACTAAACGGGCTGTGTTCACTTAACAGGCATTTGGGGAAGCTACTGAGATAGTTGGGGATGTGCTTTACTCCTGATAAGGGTTTCAGAGTCTTGGGGGATCATGCTCGGTGTCCGGCCTGTTCCTCTGCTTTGATTTGCACCAAAGCACACGTTACTGTACGTACTCAGGCCCTTAAAAGAATATATTTCTAGGAGATTTAAATGACATTAGCTGGacagtgccctgtgatggcctggcggcctgtccagggtgtctccctgcatgccgcccaatgactgctgggataggttccagcatccccgtgaccctgagcaggataaacagtttggataatggatggatggatgaatttgactatgggcggcacggtggcgcagtggttatcgcggtcacctcacagcaagaaggtcctgggttcgagccccaggtagtccaaccttggaggatgtcccagttcgtcctctgtgtggagtttgcatgttctccctgtgtctgtgtgggtttcttccggggctccagtttcctcccacagtccaaagacatgtagtcaggtgaatcggccatactaaattgtccctaggtgtgtgtgtggtggggggggggggctgtgtgatggcctggtggcctgtgcagggtgtcttcccgcctgccgcccaatgactgctgggataggctccagcatccccgcgaccctgagagcgggataagtggttcggataatggatggatggatggactttgacTATTGACAACCACGTTAGCCAGACAAGACGTGAATATGTGCCGGTACCCGAGTGTGAATGTCTGTGCTCTCCTTCTTCAGCGCGCTACTGAAAAGCTGAATGGCCTCCTCATTGTAACTCTAAGTGCCAAGGCTCTAAATCGCCAGCCATCGAAACTAACTTCATACAAATGATAATTGATATGCCCTTTGAACAATAGTGCGATGATGAGGATAAAGATTATTTGTGGTGTAAATGCATAACTACGGGAGGAATTACGAagaggtcatcatcatcatcggcggtcacttggggtcgagtatgcccatcttccctctgggtcctcaggtgggtgtagaggccgatcctggagctgcgtaagggggaggacgcctgtgaatgacagctttttacatagagtggctgatgcgcctgcagccaccacacggtccttggcagggggaggccagagtccaacggcatggagagcgaagacgactggggaccaccctctgttgcagccttcttccaccttcactgccgttgtgacccggagacatcttccatcagttccaccgttgaggtctttgttggatcgcacttttctggaacctccccctcgacccgtctgccttgggtgaccctaccaggagccaagctccggacggcgtagctcttgggatcattggtacacgcaagcttctccaccacggcaaggtggcgatccaggagaagtacgAAGAGGCAAAGCTCTATGCATTCACCTAAGATAAGCAGGGGACACACTTGGGAGTAAACAATTTGTTGAATAACACGTCATCGTGGCTACACCAAAACAAATGGATCCATAAGAAGTCCTGGCTCTGCTACTGGATTCTGATGGATCAGCTGCATGAGATGGCATGATTTGGTTTAAGCAGACAGTCAATGTGGGACCAGGTAGGCTGCATTCACATACTATTCAGACGCAGACAGCTCCAACGGTTATGCCAAAACAAAAATATCCAGTACGCTTGACGGCTTTCTTTGTTTATTTGACACGGACATGCGAAGTACTGTGACCGAGGTGCACAGCGAAGTGCACAGCGTCTATGAATGCACTAAAAGCTTTCGTTGGCTATGCTCGTGGAATATGTGGTGACAGAAACCTGAATACTGAGAGCTTCCGgtcgaggtttttttttttttcagtgaaatTACGGCAAAGAAATCTCGAGATTTCTCCGTTTTGACTACAGCGAGGAAAGGCTTGAGCATCTGTTGGCTGAACCCCATTTTCTATAGCATAAGTATTGAAACTGatttggttgtgtttttgtttttaagtttGAAAAAACAGCCACAggatttatagattacagcttaaAAGCGTGGTGTTTAATACTTTCGCATTAAAAGCAGGTCGTAGATATAATTTTGACTGCAAATATTTTCTGCAGCGGCGCCCCCCGTTGGTAGACGCAGATTCACGTTTGCCTGGGTGTTGATGTAGAAATTAAGGGTTGTCTTTTCTAGTGttaaaatagttttttttattattattatcattgcttTTTGACCACACACTCCGCGACCCATTCGGAACGAGTCCACGACCCACTATTGGGTCGCGACCCACCAGTTGAGAAACGCCGCTCTACCAGCGGCAAATCTGTGCTAAATCTGGCACATGGTTGATGGGTTTTGAGAGTTCATTCCAGAGGGCAACTTTCACTTTTAGACTTAGCAGGTATTTTTATTTCACGTCTTTCTCCTTTTCGTCCATTTGTAGCCCTCCTGCCCTCCATGGTCCGCCGGTGCAGTGGCCACGTTGTGGTCATCAGCAGTGTGCAAGGCAAAATCGCCATTCCATACAGATCAGCTTGTGAGTTATCTCTCATCataaaaaagacagaaagatgtAATCGGCCCGACGGGCTGCTGATCGGGAACGTGACCAGCTGTGACCGCTGTGCTTTTGTTTAGACGCTGCCTCCAAACACGCTACCCAGGCCTACTTTGATTGCTTAAGGGCGGAGATGGATCGCTATGGGATTCAAGTGACCGTCGTCAGTCCCGGCTACATTCGAACCAACCTGTCGCTCAACGCCGTCACGGGGGACGGCTCCCAGTACGGAGGTAAGGAAACGGAACAGAGGGTTGTGACAAAATTGATGCTGAAGCTGCAGGAAATATGAATTTGCTTAAATAACATGTGTAATAGGCTGTGTGTGAGGTATAAGCCGTAGCAAAGGTGTTGGTCATATGGGTTCTAATGTCATCTTTCAGAGTTTTTGACTGGAGGAAGTAAATCAGTTGGTGAGGGAGGACCTCTGTAAAAATAAATTGGTATTGCTGCGGTGATCTTCAGGCTCTTCCTAAGGGAAATAAATACCACTTTGGTCCTTTTGAGTGTCATAATTTCATTTATTGGATAAATTACTGGGATTTATTCACGACTGATGCAaatacaggcggcacggtggcgcagtggttagcgcggtcgcctcgcagcaagaaggtcctgggttcgaacccccggggtaggccaaccttgggggtcgtcctgtgtgtggagtttgcatgttctccccgtggttgtgtgggtttcctccgggggctccggtttcctctcatagtccaaagacatgtaggtcaggtgaatcggctgtactaaattgtccctaggtatgaatgtgtgtgtgtgtgtgtgtgtgtgtgggggccctgtgatggactggcgacctgtccagggtgtctccccgcctgccgccctatgactgctggaataggctccagcatcctgtgaccctgatcaggataagcggcttggataatggatttttttttcttccatacaAGTGAGATAATGGAACCAAGGGAAAGTCATCATCAACATCATTAAAATAAGTCATTTGAAATTAACAACATGTATGTTaatttactaccactactactttcggctgctcccgtaagAGGTCaccccagcggatcatccgtttccattcctTCCTGTCCTAGAGTTCGAATtttactggcggcctgtccggggtgtctccccgcctgtcgcccaatgactgctgggataggctccagcatccccgcgaccctgagagcaggataagcggtttggataatggatggatggatggagtactaACCATTTTCCCCCGTCTTACATTGGTTTCAGTGTTGGACAAGACCACAGCAATGGGCAGTGACCCCGAGGATGTGGCCCGAGCGGTTCTGAAGGCTGTCCGTCAGAGGAGCAAGGACGTCCTATTGGCAGGGCCTCTCCCCACCCTCGCCGTCTTCATCCGCACACTGTGGCCCACCCTCTTCTTCAAACTCATGTCCTCTCGGGCTCGCAAGGAGCAGAAACCCAAAGACGATTAAGAAGGAATAAGGTCCAAAGCAGGCAAGGACACAGCAGTTTTTGGGGAAGGACATACCAAGGAATTAAGAGGTTAACAGCAGTAATGGAGACGGTTCCAGTGATCAAACCCCATTCCCCATGGGGGAGGCCTTGCAGATGTGGGACGTGACTAGTGTAGACGTTTTTGAGTTGCTCGTGACCACATCAGCCACGCCTACACCGCTCCCGGCAAAAAAAGCTAGCGCCATTAACTGATGCTACTAAATCAAGAGCTTGTGCCTACCCTGACTGGCTGGTCCAGCTTGTTAGCACTGACAACTGATCAACAATTCAAAATAACACGCAAACTCATTGAGGCGGTACCACATTTTGGAGCCAAGCGGTAGTTGATCTTCTCTGCCACCAGCTAGGGTAAGCTTTGACAAGTAACGCAACAATAGATACGTGTACCGTGTGTGCAACCTTGTCGATAAATTTGTGTTCATCACCTTTCAGATATTGTGCTAATGTGACCGAGCCCTTGTCATCCTCGCAGCCAAGATATGAAAAAGGTAACGCAAAAGTAAAATCGTGAAAGGGGGAAAAGGCACACTGAAAACATCTGACGTTTGAATCCCATTTACGCCTGATGTACATATATGCTTTTCAGGTGATTGTATAGCAGCGTGATAACCTTACAAACTATAGCCCTCAAATGTAGTTACCCCCATTACAGCTGCAGACAAATGGCCGGATGCTTGGCATACTGCATGTGGAAATGATGCCGGACAGTTGACCTGCATTTACCAGCAAACGGACGCTTATGCAGCATGTCTGATTATTCACCTTCATTCCAAAAAATAACTCCccgagtattttttttttttacccccctttttctccctaattgtactcggCCAGGGCAGCacggcagcgcagtggttagcgcggtcgcctcacagcaataaggtcctgggttcgagccccgggtagtccaaccttgggggggggggggtcgtcctctgtgtggaatttgcatgttcttcccatctgcgtgggtttcctcccgcagtccagacatgtaggtcaggtgaattggccgtactaaattgtccataggtgtgtgtgtgtggccccttgatggcctggcggcctgtccagggtgactcccctcctgccgcccaatgactgctgggataggctccagcatccccgcgaccctgtgtggGGATAAGCGGggtggttaatggatggatggatgaacttacCAATtactattttccgagctgtcccggtcgctgcttcaccccctctgccgatccggggagggctgcagactaccacatgcctcctcccatacacgtggagtcgccagccgcttcttttcacctgacagtgaggagtttcaccagggggacgtagcacgtgggaggatcccgctattccccccagttccccctccccccaaacaggcgctccaaccggccagaggcggcgctagtgcagcgaccaggacacatacccacatccggctttcacaactaactgtgtctgtagggatgtctgaccaaaccggaggtaacacggggatttgaaccggtgttccccgtgttggtaggcaacggaatagaccgctacgctacccggacgcccacatgtTCGTTAGATCTTATAGATCCTATCTGTTTGGATTCATCCATAGTGGCGTGTGAGTTGTGAGGCGTCACGTCACATGATCAGTCATCACTGTAAACAAGTTGATCTGTTAAGGCCTCATTCTCCCTGTAGACACACATGGTTGtgcccttcagggatgaactggcttctccccctttttcctcaCTGCCTCTCCTCCTCAGCCATCATGTCATCATAGGCAtacaatgtttttatttttttaagtaatCAATTTTGTATATTGACCATTTTATTCTTAATTAATCAAGTAAATTTAAATTCTAGCAACTGTGTTGACTTTGAACGGGAAACGGGTTTTGAGGAATTGTCTTATGCATATTCTTGTAATATGTCCAACATGTGATTCTGAATCTTGTATTCAACTTGGATGCACTGACTTCTGCCACCATTTTTTTGGGGACAATGTTCAACAATTGTGAAAGTGAAAGTTTACCATCTAACATGAATTATGTTTAAAAAAATGCAACTTAGTGGTGTTGTTGCTGTGTTTGTAAGCACGTGGTACTAGTTTTAGTTTGTTACAAAACTAAAAGGCCAGTTTTTAGGAGGAACCCTAGACTGATGGGAATGACAGAATATTTGAACAACGGTTCACCTACCTTATCCTCGGAGGTAGCACAGTGAAGAGTATGATAGAAATGGAGAGCTATTAAAATACGACTTCGAACAAGATATTACTCTGGTAGAACAGCATGGCTTTCCCTGAGCCAACTCTGTCCTCCATTTACCCTCCCGCGGACCACATCATTCATGTTACATCTCATCGCTATGCCGACGACACACAACTTCATCAAACTTGGTGGGACGTTTGACACTATTGTGAGTGGTGTGACACGAGTCgcccgtgtgcatgtgtagtctgtcttcctgccaGGTTCCtctggtgatggtggccgccactcggcatcctcatcacattcaagAGAAACTGTTGCAAGGCGAgcgctcccatggtggtcaaaaaaaaagtgtttcaaagacaccttgaaggtttcgttaaaggccttctccatcaactacgacacatgggcacagaaagctctgaacagaggaaGAGCAAAGAAAGAAGAGCACATGGGGACAGAAAGCGCTGAACAGGGGAAGAGCACATGGGAACaaagctctgaacagaggaaGAGCACATGGGGACAGAAAGCTCTGAACAGGGGAAGAGCACATGGGAACAGAGAGCTCTGAACAGAGGAAGAGCAAAGAAAGAAGAgcacatgggaacagaaagctctgaacagaggaagagcacatgggaacagaaagctctgaacagaggaaGAGCAAAGAAGAgcacatgggaacagaaagctctgaacagaggaaGAGCACATGGGGACAGAAAGCTCTGAACAGGGGAAGAgcacatgggaacagaaagctctgaacagaggaagagcaaagaaagaagagcacatgggaacagaaagctctgaacagaggaagagcacatgggaacagaaagctctgaacagaggaaGAGCAAAGAAGAgcacatgggaacagaaagctctgaacagaggaagagcaaagaaagaagagcacatgggaacagaaagctctgaacagaggaagagcaaagaaagaagagcacatgggaacagaaagctctgaacagaggaaGAGCACATGGGCacagaaagctctgaacagaggaagagcaaagaaagaagagcacatgggaacagaaagctctgaacagaggaaGAGCACATGGGCACAGAAAGCTCTGAACTGAGGAAGAGCAAAGAAAGAAGAgcacatgggaacagaaagctctgaactgaggaagagcaaagaaagaagagcacatgggaacagaaagctctgaacagaggaaGAGCACATGGGCACAGAAAGCTCTGAACTGAGGAAGAGCAAAGAAAGAAGAgcacatgggaacagaaagctctgaacagaggaaGAGCACATGGGCacagaaagctctgaacagaggaaGAGCAAAGAAAGAAGAGCACATGGGGACAGAAAGCTCTGAACTGAGGAagagtggcgtgcagctgtccgaaatggtgccAGCACGTGTGAggctgccaggattgctgcagcagagagccgcgGGCAGaccaggaaagaccgtgccagcaaccctccagctactcccattgtcccatgcccacactgccaaaaaACATGCAGAGCGCGGAtcggactaaccagccatcttcgcacccacagaaacccacccctacaggatgactagatggtcctcgttgcTGCGATGGACAAACATCTCTTtggggtttttaaaaaaaaattttttagggagttccttatccaatgtgagggtctaaggtcaggatgttgtgttgctggaaagcccccgaggcaaatttgtggtatattatatatacatacagatgcAAGCAGACAGCTGTTTTCAGAACTATCTTTATACACAATAAAAACACCTTTTACAAACTCAAAACTTTACACAACAGATTTTTGCTTTTTGGATATTATCTTAATATTAAGTTAAGAGAAACACCTTATTTTGCGAATGTTAGCAATAAATAGTCCAAATACCAATTTACATTGTTACAAAAGCGCAGTGAATACTCAAAATTGTCATTATACAAATAgaccaaagaaaaagataaagtaTGCATGCCCATTTTAAAGACAAAATCCTGCTTTACAGCCGCGAATAAACTTTTCATCGTCCAATTTGAAAATTACGAGACAGCCCAGATATTATTTTGCCCTAATGATTATGTCATAACAGAATTCCAGTAATTAGGTGCATCAAATCCTTGTAAATGCGTTGATGCAGGAAGGAGACTCATTTAAAATGTAAATTTCAATCTTTACAATGGCATCAACATCTCTCCCTTAAAGCAACATtaggtaactttttttttaagtattttctgcctttattagatGGTGATAGTCGAGAGAGATGGGACTGGCAGGGGAGAGAAAGGAGGATGACATGCGGCTGAGGGCCCGGTCTggattcgaacccgggccgctgcggtaaggactcagcctta
The nucleotide sequence above comes from Lampris incognitus isolate fLamInc1 chromosome 10, fLamInc1.hap2, whole genome shotgun sequence. Encoded proteins:
- the dhrs7b gene encoding dehydrogenase/reductase SDR family member 7B; its protein translation is MKRVMEGGTLSLVLGSLGVLLLYRMLVRKRWVTAIQDAVVVITGASSGLGKECARVFHAAGARLVLCGRDETRLQKVVRELTESLTDNKRQTYTPSTVTFNLSETESVDRAAEEILKCYGHVDILINNAGISYRGNILDTHLSVQRDVMETNYFGPIALTQALLPSMVRRCSGHVVVISSVQGKIAIPYRSAYAASKHATQAYFDCLRAEMDRYGIQVTVVSPGYIRTNLSLNAVTGDGSQYGVLDKTTAMGSDPEDVARAVLKAVRQRSKDVLLAGPLPTLAVFIRTLWPTLFFKLMSSRARKEQKPKDD